One segment of Thamnophis elegans isolate rThaEle1 chromosome 16, rThaEle1.pri, whole genome shotgun sequence DNA contains the following:
- the UCK1 gene encoding uridine-cytidine kinase 1: MATAGGHASSCSPAGEAERPHPRPFLIGVSGGTASGKSTVCEKIMELLGQNEVDHHQRKVVILSQDRFYKVLTPEQKAHALKGQYNFDHPDAFDNDLMETTLKNIIDGQTVEVPTYDFVTHSRLPETTMVYPADVLLFEGILVFYSQHIRDMFHLRLFVDTDSDVRLSRRVLRDMKRGRDLEQILTQYTTFVKPAFEEFCLPTKKYADVIIPRGVDNMVAINLIVQHIQDILSGDLCKWNRGAMNGHGRSSKRPFPEQADSLPLLTAGKRSHLESSSRPH, encoded by the exons ATGGCCACCGCGGGCGGCCACGCTTCAAGCTGCAGCCCGGCCGGGGAAGCGGAGCGGCCTCACCCGCGGCCCTTCCTGATCGGGGTGAGCGGGGGCACCGCCAGCGGCAAG tCAACCGTCTGTGAGAAGATCATGGAACTTCTGGGTCAAAACGAGGTGGACCATCATCAAAGGAAGGTCGTCATCCTCAGCCAAGATCGATTCTACAAAGTCCTCACTCCAGAACAGAAAGCCCACGCCTTAAAGGGACAATATAACTTTGACCATCCAG ATGCTTTTGACAATGATTTGATGGAAACGACGTTGAAGAATATCATTGATGGTCAAACGGTGGAGGTCCCAACCTACGATTTTGTGACCCATTCCAG ATTGCCCGAAACAACGATGGTTTATCCTGCTGACGTCCTGCTGTTTGAAGGAATCTTGGTCTTCTACAGTCAACATATCCGAGATATGTTTCATCTCCGGTTGTTTGTCGATACCGATTCCGACGTCAGGTTGTCTCGGAGAG TCCTTCGAGATATGAAACGAGGAAGGGATCTGGAACAGATTCTGACTCAATATACGACGTTTGTCAAGCCCGCCTTTGAAGAGTTCTGTTTGCCG ACGAAGAAATACGCCGACGTCATTATTCCTCGAGGCGTGGATAATATGG TGGCCATCAACCTGATCGTGCAACACATCCAGGACATTCTCAGCGGCGACCTCTGCAAGTGGAACAGGGGCGCCATGAACGGACACGGCCGTTCGTCCAAGAGGCCCTTCCCTGAGCAAGCCGACAGCCTCCCCCTCCTGACGGCTGGGAAACGGTCACACCTGGAATCCAGCAGCCGCCCCCACTga
- the PRRT1B gene encoding proline rich transmembrane protein 1B isoform X2 → MPGEELNPGPSPDQPREAEREGEAQPSPGDAAPTNVTGEQKTPSKPDHQGGADHLQNMGTINPGFVEEPPPYAPPYPKDIHLYPPFQNDLSPLSYIFYQPTAPSQAPSQPPNVIPSPYPFTIDDPTSNFISIRNFAAPQLTLACGCFKQYQSAWHGESPPVGQQRLPPKDYMVESILVTIFCCLFTGLVALVYSHETRAALNRGDLIQATMASHKTRWLVLFSLFLGLFVSISWIIYVVVTLYL, encoded by the exons ATGCCTGGAGAAGAACTCAATCCGGGCCCATCTCCAGATCAGCCGAGGGAAgctgaaagagaaggagaggccCAACCTTCTCCAGGAGATGCAGCACCTACCAACGTCACAGGAGAGCAGAAGACCCCATCCAAGCCTGATCACCAAGGAGGAGCAGATCATCTCCAGAACATGGGGACTATCAATCCAGGCTTCGTAGAAGAACCTCCGCCATATGCTCCACCGTATCCGAAAGACATTCACTTGTACCCACCGTTCCAAAATGATCTCTCACCACTGAGTTACATCTTTTACCAGCCAACGGCGCCATCCCAGGCCCCAAGCCAACCTCCAAATGTGATACCCAGCCCCTATCCGTTCACCATT GATGACCCAACTTCAAATTTCATATCGATCCGGAATTTTGCAGCACCGCAACTGACACTTGCATGCGGCTGCTTCAAACAG TACCAGAGTGCCTGGCACGGCGAGAGCCCCCCAGTTGGTCAGCAGAGGTTGCCACCCAAGGATTATATGGTGGAATCAATACTGGTGACAATTTTCTGCTGCTTGTTCACGGGACTGGTAGCACTTGTCTATTCCCATGAG ACCCGGGCCGCTCTGAACCGAGGTGACCTCATCCAAGCCACGATGGCTTCCCACAAAACCCGCTGGCTCGtcttgttcagtctcttcttgggCCTCTTTGTGTCCATCAGTTGGATTATCTACGTGGTGGTAACCTTGTATCTATGA
- the PRRT1B gene encoding proline rich transmembrane protein 1B isoform X1: MPGEELNPGPSPDQPREAEREGEAQPSPGDAAPTNVTGEQKTPSKPDHQGGADHLQNMGTINPGFVEEPPPYAPPYPKDIHLYPPFQNDLSPLSYIFYQPTAPSQAPSQPPNVIPSPYPFTIFKDDPTSNFISIRNFAAPQLTLACGCFKQYQSAWHGESPPVGQQRLPPKDYMVESILVTIFCCLFTGLVALVYSHETRAALNRGDLIQATMASHKTRWLVLFSLFLGLFVSISWIIYVVVTLYL, encoded by the exons ATGCCTGGAGAAGAACTCAATCCGGGCCCATCTCCAGATCAGCCGAGGGAAgctgaaagagaaggagaggccCAACCTTCTCCAGGAGATGCAGCACCTACCAACGTCACAGGAGAGCAGAAGACCCCATCCAAGCCTGATCACCAAGGAGGAGCAGATCATCTCCAGAACATGGGGACTATCAATCCAGGCTTCGTAGAAGAACCTCCGCCATATGCTCCACCGTATCCGAAAGACATTCACTTGTACCCACCGTTCCAAAATGATCTCTCACCACTGAGTTACATCTTTTACCAGCCAACGGCGCCATCCCAGGCCCCAAGCCAACCTCCAAATGTGATACCCAGCCCCTATCCGTTCACCATT TTTAAGGATGACCCAACTTCAAATTTCATATCGATCCGGAATTTTGCAGCACCGCAACTGACACTTGCATGCGGCTGCTTCAAACAG TACCAGAGTGCCTGGCACGGCGAGAGCCCCCCAGTTGGTCAGCAGAGGTTGCCACCCAAGGATTATATGGTGGAATCAATACTGGTGACAATTTTCTGCTGCTTGTTCACGGGACTGGTAGCACTTGTCTATTCCCATGAG ACCCGGGCCGCTCTGAACCGAGGTGACCTCATCCAAGCCACGATGGCTTCCCACAAAACCCGCTGGCTCGtcttgttcagtctcttcttgggCCTCTTTGTGTCCATCAGTTGGATTATCTACGTGGTGGTAACCTTGTATCTATGA
- the PRRT1B gene encoding proline rich transmembrane protein 1B isoform X3, whose amino-acid sequence MPGEELNPGPSPDQPREAEREGEAQPSPGDAAPTNVTGEQKTPSKPDHQGGADHLQNMGTINPGFVEEPPPYAPPYPKDIHLYPPFQNDLSPLSYIFYQPTAPSQAPSQPPNVIPSPYPFTIYQSAWHGESPPVGQQRLPPKDYMVESILVTIFCCLFTGLVALVYSHETRAALNRGDLIQATMASHKTRWLVLFSLFLGLFVSISWIIYVVVTLYL is encoded by the exons ATGCCTGGAGAAGAACTCAATCCGGGCCCATCTCCAGATCAGCCGAGGGAAgctgaaagagaaggagaggccCAACCTTCTCCAGGAGATGCAGCACCTACCAACGTCACAGGAGAGCAGAAGACCCCATCCAAGCCTGATCACCAAGGAGGAGCAGATCATCTCCAGAACATGGGGACTATCAATCCAGGCTTCGTAGAAGAACCTCCGCCATATGCTCCACCGTATCCGAAAGACATTCACTTGTACCCACCGTTCCAAAATGATCTCTCACCACTGAGTTACATCTTTTACCAGCCAACGGCGCCATCCCAGGCCCCAAGCCAACCTCCAAATGTGATACCCAGCCCCTATCCGTTCACCATT TACCAGAGTGCCTGGCACGGCGAGAGCCCCCCAGTTGGTCAGCAGAGGTTGCCACCCAAGGATTATATGGTGGAATCAATACTGGTGACAATTTTCTGCTGCTTGTTCACGGGACTGGTAGCACTTGTCTATTCCCATGAG ACCCGGGCCGCTCTGAACCGAGGTGACCTCATCCAAGCCACGATGGCTTCCCACAAAACCCGCTGGCTCGtcttgttcagtctcttcttgggCCTCTTTGTGTCCATCAGTTGGATTATCTACGTGGTGGTAACCTTGTATCTATGA